Proteins encoded by one window of Pseudonocardia alni:
- a CDS encoding molybdopterin oxidoreductase family protein: MTATRPQGSRRGFRPRHVRLTEPLVRENGVLRPASWDEALDRAAAGLAGVPGDRFGMFSCSKATNEMNYVAQKFARAVMGSNNVDSCNRTUHAPSVVGLTAVFGAGGGTSAYVEAENADLLVLWGSNARETHPIFFHHVLQGIRKGARMFSVDPRHTSTAHWADSWLGLDVGTDIALANAVGREIIHAGLVNHAFVQRSTSGFEDYRAAVEPYTLERAEEITGVPASSIRELAHAYARADRAQICWTLGITEHHNAADYVFALINLALLTGHVGRYGSGLVPLRGQNNVQGGGDMGAIPAKLPGGYDVSDAEAHARFHAVYGGTEFPDRPGRHLSQMFEAMEAGQMSALYCIGENPAESEADATHARHLLSSLDHLVVQDIFRTATAELADVVLPAAADWCEYEGTVTNSERRVQRVRKALDPPGLARPDTHIICGVAQRLGHDWGEPTAEQVWDELRSVSLNWHHGMSYDRLDTLGGIQWPCPAEDHPGTPLMHTRLWADDPDERGAPAPFTPVEHVPPADELTEEYPIRLTTVRLLDAYNSGVQTGGYASPLRRRESLRIDAADAAALGITDGDRVRVTSRRGSVEAPVWVDRSLRPGLASFTPHFTEQVDVNVLTNDAWDPKSGTSEFKATAVRIERL; encoded by the coding sequence ATGACCGCCACCCGCCCGCAGGGATCGCGCCGGGGCTTCCGCCCCCGCCACGTCCGCCTCACCGAGCCGCTGGTCCGCGAGAACGGGGTGCTGCGCCCGGCGTCCTGGGACGAGGCCCTCGACCGTGCCGCGGCCGGGCTCGCCGGTGTCCCGGGCGACCGCTTCGGCATGTTCAGCTGCTCCAAGGCGACGAATGAGATGAACTACGTCGCGCAGAAGTTCGCCCGGGCGGTGATGGGCAGCAACAACGTCGACAGCTGCAACCGCACTTGACACGCTCCCAGCGTCGTCGGTCTGACGGCAGTGTTCGGTGCCGGCGGCGGCACCTCCGCCTACGTCGAGGCGGAGAACGCCGACCTCCTCGTCCTGTGGGGCAGTAACGCCCGCGAGACGCACCCCATCTTCTTCCACCACGTGCTGCAGGGGATTCGCAAGGGCGCCCGGATGTTCTCGGTCGACCCGCGCCACACCTCCACCGCGCACTGGGCGGACTCGTGGCTCGGTCTCGACGTGGGCACCGACATCGCGCTGGCCAACGCGGTCGGCCGCGAGATCATCCACGCCGGACTGGTCAACCACGCGTTCGTGCAGCGTTCCACCAGCGGGTTCGAGGACTACCGGGCCGCGGTGGAGCCGTACACGCTCGAGCGCGCCGAGGAGATCACCGGGGTCCCGGCGTCGTCGATCCGGGAGCTGGCGCACGCGTACGCCCGCGCCGACCGCGCCCAGATCTGCTGGACCCTGGGCATCACCGAGCACCACAACGCCGCCGACTACGTCTTCGCGCTGATCAACCTCGCGCTGCTGACCGGGCACGTCGGCCGCTACGGCTCCGGCCTGGTGCCGCTGCGCGGACAGAACAACGTGCAGGGCGGCGGCGACATGGGCGCCATCCCGGCCAAGCTGCCCGGCGGCTACGACGTGTCCGACGCCGAGGCGCACGCCCGCTTCCACGCCGTCTACGGCGGCACGGAGTTCCCCGACCGTCCCGGCAGGCACCTGTCGCAGATGTTCGAGGCGATGGAGGCCGGCCAGATGAGCGCGCTGTACTGCATCGGGGAGAACCCGGCCGAGTCCGAGGCCGACGCCACCCACGCCCGGCACCTGCTGTCCTCCCTCGACCACCTCGTCGTCCAGGACATCTTCCGCACCGCCACGGCCGAGCTCGCCGACGTCGTGCTGCCCGCCGCCGCGGACTGGTGCGAGTACGAGGGCACCGTCACCAACTCCGAGCGCCGCGTCCAGCGGGTCCGCAAGGCCCTCGACCCGCCGGGCCTGGCCCGCCCCGACACCCACATCATCTGCGGCGTCGCGCAGCGCCTCGGGCACGACTGGGGCGAGCCGACCGCCGAGCAGGTGTGGGACGAGCTGCGCTCGGTGTCGCTGAACTGGCACCACGGCATGAGCTACGACCGCCTCGACACCCTCGGCGGCATCCAGTGGCCCTGCCCCGCCGAGGACCACCCGGGCACCCCGCTGATGCACACCCGGCTGTGGGCCGACGACCCGGACGAGCGCGGCGCGCCGGCGCCGTTCACCCCGGTCGAGCACGTCCCACCGGCCGACGAGCTCACCGAGGAGTATCCGATCCGGCTCACCACCGTGCGGCTGCTCGACGCCTACAACTCGGGGGTGCAGACCGGCGGCTACGCCTCGCCGCTGCGCCGCCGCGAGTCGCTGCGCATCGACGCGGCCGACGCCGCCGCACTCGGCATCACCGACGGCGACCGGGTGCGGGTCACCAGCCGTCGCGGCAGTGTCGAGGCGCCGGTGTGGGTCGACCGGTCGCTGCGGCCGGGGCTGGCGTCGTTCACCCCGCACTTCACCGAGCAGGTCGACGTCAACGTCCTCACCAACGACGCCTGGGACCCCAAGTCGGGGACCTCGGAGTTCAAGGCGACCGCGGTGCGGATCGAGAGGCTGTGA
- a CDS encoding NAD(P)H-dependent oxidoreductase subunit E → MDLHISTAAPTAAERDTIDAAFGLLAPTAADATAGDRPTRSAHAGHAARSRRHLLLPLLHAVHDAAGWLSEGSLNHVARTLQVPPAEVYGVATFYAMFSVEPRAPRVVHVCDDVACGPSGGEEIVAALERDLDGGRACVVRSPCLGLCERAPAVLHQRAGEPDLSQAPATPQAVLAAAHAPADPAGEQAADADRAFADTTVSAPQTRTGEHLRLLRRVGVVDPTSLDDYRARGGYAALRRAVRLGATRVIAELKDASLTGRGGAAFPTGVKWEGVAQSPERPHHLVCNADESEPGTFKDRVLMEGDPFGLVEAMTIAGYVTGATVGHLYIRGEYPLATRRLQDAIAAARARGHLGDDVMGEGFAFDIDLRRGAGAYICGEETALLESIEGYRGEPRNKPPFPATSGLFGKPTAINNVETLYNVLEVLNIGGGAFASVGGGRSTGSKLFCVSGAVGAPGVYEVDFGTTLRELLDLAGGTRGTLRTVLLGGAAGGFVLPQDLDVPLTLEGARDIGATLGSGVVLVFDDRADLTATLRRIAAFFRDESCGQCVPCRVGTVRQEEALARLERGAPLGSRETELALLDDLARVMRDASICGLGQTAPSAVASALDLGLIAAPSHSSNGHGGRR, encoded by the coding sequence ATGGATCTCCACATCTCCACCGCCGCACCGACCGCGGCCGAACGGGACACGATCGACGCCGCGTTCGGGCTGCTCGCCCCCACCGCCGCGGACGCCACGGCCGGGGACCGGCCGACCCGGTCGGCGCACGCCGGGCACGCCGCCCGCTCGCGGCGCCACCTGCTGCTGCCACTGCTGCACGCGGTGCACGACGCGGCGGGCTGGCTGTCGGAGGGGTCGCTGAACCACGTCGCGCGGACGCTGCAGGTCCCGCCGGCCGAGGTGTACGGCGTCGCCACCTTCTACGCGATGTTCTCGGTGGAGCCGCGCGCCCCGCGGGTGGTGCACGTCTGCGACGACGTGGCGTGCGGCCCGTCCGGCGGCGAGGAGATCGTCGCGGCGCTGGAGCGCGACCTCGACGGCGGGCGCGCCTGCGTGGTGCGCAGCCCCTGCCTGGGACTGTGCGAGCGGGCACCCGCGGTGCTGCACCAGCGCGCGGGCGAACCCGACCTGTCCCAGGCCCCCGCGACCCCGCAGGCCGTCCTCGCCGCGGCGCACGCGCCCGCCGACCCGGCCGGGGAGCAGGCGGCCGACGCCGACCGGGCCTTCGCCGACACCACCGTCTCGGCCCCGCAGACCCGGACCGGGGAACACCTGCGGCTGCTGCGCCGGGTCGGCGTCGTCGACCCCACCTCGCTCGACGACTACCGCGCCCGCGGCGGCTACGCGGCCCTGCGCCGCGCGGTCCGCCTCGGCGCCACCCGGGTCATCGCCGAGCTGAAGGACGCCTCGCTCACCGGGCGCGGCGGCGCGGCGTTCCCCACCGGCGTCAAGTGGGAGGGTGTGGCGCAGTCCCCGGAGCGTCCGCACCACCTCGTCTGCAACGCCGACGAGTCCGAACCGGGCACCTTCAAGGACCGGGTGCTCATGGAGGGCGACCCGTTCGGGCTGGTCGAGGCCATGACGATCGCCGGCTACGTCACCGGCGCCACCGTCGGGCACCTCTACATCCGCGGCGAGTACCCGCTGGCGACCCGCCGGCTGCAGGACGCGATCGCCGCGGCCCGGGCGCGCGGCCACCTCGGCGACGACGTCATGGGGGAGGGCTTCGCCTTCGACATCGACCTGCGCCGCGGCGCGGGCGCCTACATCTGCGGTGAGGAGACCGCGCTGCTGGAGTCGATCGAGGGCTACCGCGGCGAGCCGCGGAACAAGCCGCCGTTCCCGGCCACCTCGGGGCTGTTCGGGAAGCCGACCGCGATCAACAACGTCGAGACCCTCTACAACGTGCTGGAGGTGCTCAACATCGGCGGCGGGGCCTTCGCCTCGGTCGGCGGGGGCCGGTCCACCGGGTCCAAGCTGTTCTGCGTCTCCGGTGCCGTCGGCGCCCCCGGGGTGTACGAGGTCGACTTCGGCACCACCCTGCGCGAGCTGCTCGACCTCGCCGGGGGCACCCGCGGCACGCTGCGCACCGTGCTGCTGGGCGGCGCCGCGGGCGGGTTCGTCCTCCCGCAGGACCTCGACGTGCCCCTCACCCTGGAGGGGGCCCGCGACATCGGCGCCACCCTCGGGTCCGGTGTCGTGCTCGTGTTCGACGACCGCGCCGACCTCACCGCCACCCTCCGCCGGATCGCGGCCTTCTTCCGCGACGAGTCCTGCGGGCAGTGCGTGCCGTGCCGGGTCGGGACGGTCCGCCAGGAGGAGGCACTGGCCCGGCTGGAACGCGGTGCCCCGCTCGGGTCGCGGGAGACCGAGCTGGCCCTGCTCGACGACCTCGCGCGGGTCATGCGCGACGCGTCGATCTGCGGGCTCGGGCAGACCGCGCCGTCGGCCGTCGCCTCCGCACTCGACCTGGGGCTGATCGCGGCGCCGTCGCACTCGTCGAACGGACACGGAGGGCGTCGATGA
- a CDS encoding 2Fe-2S iron-sulfur cluster-binding protein → MTTTSGKGPMGPGGGSRAPRAGEVDGAPEADASSGDGTPGGGPGAGEGVAALHRTNGAGAVGVTVADPAGSGPGPAERLAGGPVMLGAIRRTVTVSLDGTEVRVPEDATILDALHREGSPAQADTPTLCWAPNMDPINACRVCVVEVEGSRALVPSCARRCEDGMEVRTDTDKVRHSRRMVLELLASSVDMTQASADVARWMTDYGVDPDRYGPPAPPAAAGERDRRHAGHHPAPDGATRATVAQPVKIDNELYVRDYSRCIMCYKCVNACGTDAQFTFAIAAAGRGFDARIATEHDVELPGSACVYCGNCIGVCPTGALKSVAEHDRREAGDWHPDEETVTTTICSFCGVGCNLELHVQRGEIVNVTSPADHSVTHGHLCIKGRFGFRHVQNLPEA, encoded by the coding sequence ATGACCACGACCAGCGGGAAGGGCCCGATGGGGCCGGGCGGCGGCTCGCGGGCACCCCGGGCCGGGGAGGTCGACGGCGCACCCGAGGCCGACGCGTCGTCCGGCGACGGCACCCCCGGCGGCGGCCCCGGCGCGGGCGAGGGCGTCGCCGCCCTGCACCGCACGAACGGGGCCGGCGCGGTCGGCGTGACCGTCGCCGACCCGGCGGGCTCCGGTCCCGGACCGGCCGAACGGCTCGCCGGCGGCCCGGTGATGCTCGGCGCGATCCGGCGCACCGTCACCGTCTCCCTGGACGGCACCGAGGTCCGTGTCCCGGAGGACGCGACGATCCTCGACGCCCTGCACCGCGAGGGCTCCCCCGCCCAGGCCGACACCCCCACCCTGTGCTGGGCGCCGAACATGGACCCGATCAACGCCTGCCGGGTCTGCGTGGTCGAGGTCGAGGGCTCCCGCGCGCTGGTGCCCTCCTGCGCGCGGCGCTGCGAGGACGGCATGGAGGTGCGGACCGACACCGACAAGGTCCGGCACAGCCGCCGGATGGTCCTGGAACTGCTGGCGTCGTCGGTGGACATGACCCAGGCGAGCGCCGACGTGGCGCGCTGGATGACCGACTACGGCGTCGACCCCGACCGCTACGGTCCGCCCGCGCCGCCGGCCGCGGCGGGGGAGCGCGACCGCCGCCACGCCGGGCACCACCCGGCTCCCGACGGCGCGACCCGGGCGACGGTCGCCCAGCCCGTGAAGATCGACAACGAGCTCTACGTGCGGGACTACTCCCGGTGCATCATGTGCTACAAGTGTGTCAACGCCTGCGGGACCGACGCCCAGTTCACCTTCGCGATCGCCGCCGCGGGCCGCGGGTTCGATGCCCGCATCGCCACCGAGCACGACGTCGAGCTGCCCGGGTCGGCCTGCGTCTACTGCGGCAACTGCATCGGGGTCTGTCCGACCGGGGCGCTGAAGTCCGTCGCCGAGCACGACCGCCGCGAGGCAGGCGACTGGCACCCCGACGAGGAGACCGTCACGACGACGATCTGCTCGTTCTGCGGGGTCGGCTGCAACCTGGAGCTGCACGTGCAGCGGGGCGAGATCGTCAACGTCACCAGCCCGGCGGACCACTCGGTCACCCACGGGCACCTGTGCATCAAGGGCCGGTTCGGGTTCCGGCACGTGCAGAACCTGCCGGAGGCGTGA
- a CDS encoding TetR family transcriptional regulator, with product MPRRKQVPDADVLDAALDVLHARGPQALTFAALAGASGLAPATLVQRFGGKSDLLRRTLLHAWDRLDRATSRSGAEAERTPEGAVAFLVGLSGQYGGIDSYADALLVLREDLLDPDVRRRGAAWRQALTDVLDACLAGTPGAPDGAGALLATHWQGTLLWWSFDPRLPVAEHVERELTRFVAAVLTPPAGSARAGTRTGP from the coding sequence GTGCCCCGTCGCAAGCAGGTCCCCGACGCGGACGTCCTCGACGCCGCCCTCGACGTGCTGCACGCCCGCGGTCCGCAGGCGCTCACCTTCGCCGCGCTCGCCGGGGCGAGCGGGCTCGCCCCGGCGACGCTCGTGCAGCGCTTCGGCGGCAAGTCCGACCTGCTGCGCCGGACCCTGCTGCACGCGTGGGACCGGCTCGACCGCGCGACCTCCCGGAGCGGGGCCGAGGCGGAGCGCACGCCGGAGGGCGCCGTCGCGTTCCTGGTCGGGCTGTCGGGGCAGTACGGCGGGATCGACAGCTACGCCGACGCGCTGCTGGTCCTGCGCGAGGACCTCCTCGACCCCGACGTACGACGACGGGGCGCCGCCTGGCGACAGGCGCTCACCGACGTCCTGGACGCCTGCCTGGCCGGCACCCCGGGCGCCCCGGACGGCGCCGGCGCGCTCCTGGCGACCCACTGGCAGGGCACCCTGCTGTGGTGGAGCTTCGACCCCCGGCTGCCGGTGGCCGAGCACGTGGAGCGGGAGCTGACCCGGTTCGTGGCCGCGGTGCTCACGCCTCCGGCAGGTTCTGCACGTGCCGGAACCCGAACCGGCCCTTGA
- a CDS encoding pyridoxamine 5'-phosphate oxidase, translated as MFETTTEITDLQRLLDASVSGAGDHLRSIVTPGERTLTAEQLVRVATGICTLALATTTRRGEPRVSGVDGHFLHGAWVVGTDPGAVKARHLADRPAVSAAHLRGDDLGIFTHGTAHPLNPAGAPAHPLWPATLDHLQRCYGPEGFVWDEVVFYRIEPTWMVAYSPDPAGLAGSAASTAPPA; from the coding sequence ATGTTCGAGACGACCACCGAGATCACCGACCTCCAGCGGCTGCTGGACGCCTCCGTCTCCGGAGCCGGGGACCACCTGCGCAGCATCGTCACCCCCGGGGAGCGGACGCTGACCGCCGAGCAGCTCGTCCGGGTCGCCACCGGGATCTGCACCCTGGCGCTGGCCACCACCACGCGGCGCGGCGAACCCCGGGTCAGTGGTGTGGACGGACACTTCCTGCACGGCGCGTGGGTCGTCGGCACCGACCCCGGCGCCGTGAAGGCACGTCACCTCGCGGACCGCCCCGCGGTGAGCGCCGCCCACCTGCGCGGCGACGACCTCGGGATCTTCACACACGGGACCGCGCACCCGCTCAACCCGGCCGGCGCACCCGCGCACCCCCTGTGGCCCGCGACCCTCGACCACCTGCAGCGCTGCTACGGACCGGAGGGGTTCGTCTGGGACGAGGTCGTCTTCTACCGGATCGAGCCGACCTGGATGGTCGCCTACAGCCCCGACCCGGCCGGCCTCGCCGGGTCCGCGGCGTCGACGGCGCCGCCCGCCTGA
- a CDS encoding SDR family oxidoreductase: protein MTDLRDRVALVAGATRGAGRGIAVELGAAGAVVYCTGRSTRAARSEYDRPETIEDTADLVTAAGGTGIAVPTDHLDPGAVGALVTRVERDHGRLDVLVNDIWGGEMMVEWDVPVWEHDLDNGLRTLRLAVETHLVTAHHALGLLSRTPGGLVVEVTDGTEAYNAEHYRLNVFYDLAKIAPIRLARSWAHELRGHGGTAVAVTPGWLRSEIMLEQFGVTADTWRDACVAEPHFAISESPRFVGRGIAALAADPDRHRWNGRSTSSGELGRVYGVDDVDGSRPDAWRYVTEVQDAGRPADTTGYR, encoded by the coding sequence ATGACGGACCTGAGGGACAGGGTGGCGCTGGTGGCGGGAGCGACGCGCGGCGCCGGGCGGGGGATCGCGGTCGAGCTGGGCGCGGCCGGCGCGGTCGTGTACTGCACCGGCCGCAGTACCCGCGCGGCCCGGTCGGAGTACGACCGGCCGGAGACGATCGAGGACACCGCCGATCTCGTCACCGCCGCGGGCGGCACCGGCATCGCGGTGCCCACCGACCACCTCGACCCCGGGGCGGTCGGGGCGCTGGTGACGCGGGTCGAGCGCGACCACGGCCGGCTCGACGTGCTGGTCAACGACATCTGGGGCGGCGAGATGATGGTCGAGTGGGACGTCCCGGTCTGGGAGCACGACCTGGACAACGGGCTGCGCACGCTGCGCCTGGCGGTCGAGACCCACCTCGTCACCGCCCACCACGCCCTGGGGCTGCTCTCCCGCACACCCGGCGGCCTCGTCGTCGAGGTCACCGACGGCACCGAGGCCTACAACGCCGAGCACTACCGGCTCAACGTCTTCTACGACCTGGCCAAGATCGCGCCCATCCGGCTGGCCCGGTCCTGGGCGCACGAGCTGCGCGGGCACGGTGGGACCGCGGTCGCCGTCACCCCGGGCTGGCTGCGCTCGGAGATCATGCTGGAGCAGTTCGGGGTCACCGCCGACACCTGGCGTGACGCGTGCGTGGCCGAGCCGCACTTCGCGATCTCGGAGAGCCCGCGGTTCGTCGGCCGCGGGATCGCCGCGCTGGCCGCCGACCCCGACCGGCACCGCTGGAACGGCCGCTCCACCTCCTCGGGCGAGCTCGGGCGGGTCTACGGGGTCGACGACGTCGACGGGTCCCGGCCCGACGCCTGGCGCTACGTCACCGAGGTCCAGGACGCGGGACGGCCCGCCGACACGACCGGTTACCGGTGA
- a CDS encoding MFS transporter → MHRATSSGRGPAILRLPRAAAFACLAVTFAVVMLGATMPTPMYALYQRELGFSPTVQTVIFALYAVGVLAALLVTGRWSDQLGRRPVLLAGVALSLASSLVFLVAGPVWVLLVGRLLSGFSAGIFAGAATAAVIEAAPESWRERGAAVATVANIGGLGLGAALAGVAVEYLPAPLHLSFAVHAVAVALCGLLVLGAPETVTGRPAHPALRPQVPEVPPAVRAVFVPAATAGFAGFAVLGLFTALSPRIVSDLIGIPNHAVAGAMSLLLLGASVLAQLAVRTAPTERVLALGCVLLAAGLALVALSVAQGSMAELVAGAVVAGAGQGMTFSKGLAAVNARVEAHQRAGTTSSYFVVVYVAISLPVVGLGASSQAWGLRTAGIVFCVAAAVLALLALAALLVIQRRDARASV, encoded by the coding sequence GTGCACCGTGCAACGTCCTCCGGAAGGGGTCCCGCCATCCTCCGCCTGCCTCGGGCCGCCGCCTTCGCCTGCCTGGCCGTGACGTTCGCCGTGGTCATGCTCGGGGCGACGATGCCGACCCCGATGTACGCGCTCTACCAGCGCGAGCTCGGGTTCTCCCCCACCGTCCAGACCGTGATCTTCGCGCTCTACGCGGTCGGTGTGCTCGCCGCGCTGCTGGTCACCGGCCGGTGGTCGGACCAGCTGGGGCGGCGACCGGTGCTGCTGGCCGGGGTGGCGCTGTCGCTGGCGTCGAGCCTGGTGTTCCTGGTCGCGGGTCCGGTGTGGGTGCTGCTGGTGGGTCGGCTGCTGTCCGGCTTCTCGGCCGGGATCTTCGCGGGGGCGGCGACCGCCGCGGTCATCGAGGCCGCGCCGGAGTCCTGGCGCGAACGCGGGGCCGCGGTCGCGACCGTCGCGAACATCGGCGGGCTCGGGCTGGGCGCGGCGCTCGCCGGGGTGGCCGTGGAGTACCTGCCCGCGCCGCTGCACCTGTCCTTCGCGGTGCACGCGGTCGCCGTCGCGCTGTGCGGGCTGCTCGTGCTGGGCGCCCCGGAGACGGTGACCGGGCGGCCCGCGCACCCGGCCTTGCGGCCGCAGGTCCCCGAGGTGCCGCCCGCGGTGCGCGCCGTGTTCGTGCCGGCGGCGACGGCCGGGTTCGCCGGGTTCGCGGTGCTGGGCCTGTTCACCGCGCTGTCCCCGCGGATCGTGTCGGACCTGATCGGGATCCCGAACCATGCCGTCGCCGGGGCGATGTCGCTGCTGCTGCTGGGCGCCTCGGTGCTCGCGCAGCTCGCGGTCCGCACCGCGCCCACCGAGCGGGTCCTTGCCCTGGGCTGTGTGCTGCTGGCGGCCGGTCTCGCGCTCGTCGCACTGTCGGTGGCGCAGGGGTCGATGGCCGAGCTGGTGGCCGGCGCGGTGGTCGCCGGGGCCGGTCAGGGCATGACGTTCTCCAAGGGCCTGGCCGCGGTGAACGCGCGGGTGGAGGCCCACCAGCGGGCGGGGACGACGTCGTCGTACTTCGTGGTGGTCTACGTGGCGATCTCGCTGCCGGTCGTCGGGCTGGGGGCGTCGAGCCAGGCGTGGGGACTGCGGACCGCGGGGATCGTGTTCTGCGTCGCGGCCGCGGTGCTCGCGCTGCTGGCGCTGGCGGCGCTGCTGGTCATCCAGCGGCGCGACGCGCGCGCGTCCGTGTGA
- a CDS encoding class I SAM-dependent methyltransferase, whose amino-acid sequence MSDPGVHERVGLPGGPLDLLRPADPEAVAFDPVAVGEGVEELHPPHWARLWPSGRALATALDDAGPDLLAGRSVLELGCGLGLPSLVAARAGAHPVLATDRSPVAPGWVAATARRAGLRVATAVAAFDGTGDALTGRGWDLVLAADVLYGAAAADALTALLPRVTGPDGQVWLADPGRPEAPRWLDAARETWTVTSGRLPGGVDLHVLRRP is encoded by the coding sequence GTGTCTGACCCGGGGGTGCACGAGCGGGTCGGGCTCCCGGGCGGGCCGCTGGACCTGCTGCGTCCCGCCGACCCGGAGGCCGTCGCGTTCGACCCGGTCGCCGTCGGCGAGGGTGTGGAGGAGCTGCACCCGCCGCACTGGGCACGGCTGTGGCCGTCCGGGCGGGCGCTGGCGACGGCGCTGGACGACGCCGGTCCCGACCTGCTGGCCGGACGCTCGGTGCTGGAGCTGGGCTGCGGGCTGGGTCTGCCGTCGCTGGTGGCCGCCCGGGCCGGGGCACACCCGGTGCTCGCGACCGACCGCTCGCCCGTCGCACCGGGGTGGGTGGCGGCGACCGCGCGCCGCGCCGGGCTGCGGGTCGCGACGGCGGTCGCCGCGTTCGACGGCACCGGCGACGCCCTCACCGGCCGCGGCTGGGACCTGGTCCTGGCCGCCGACGTGCTCTACGGCGCGGCCGCCGCGGACGCGCTCACCGCGCTGCTGCCGCGGGTGACCGGCCCGGACGGGCAGGTGTGGCTGGCCGACCCGGGGCGCCCCGAGGCACCGCGCTGGCTCGACGCGGCCCGGGAGACCTGGACGGTCACATCCGGCAGACTGCCGGGCGGGGTGGACCTGCACGTCCTGCGCCGCCCCTGA
- a CDS encoding amidohydrolase, producing MPAGGTVLLRSVRPLRPGCDGLGDPVDVLLDGGRVRAVGAGLDPGGAEVVGCDGRALLPGLWDHHVHMAQWALARRRLDVSGARSAADAVALVAARMATAPPAAGEVLVGFGFRDALWPDEAHRSLLDPVTGDTPVVLVSGDLHQGWLNGAALARFGHGGHPTGRIRESEFFAVVSPALQDAPTEALDGFVADAVTAASARGVVGVVDFEAPWSLPDWRRRIAGGTTGLRVEASVWPDRLDDALATGLRSGDVVEGTGGLLTAGPLKVITDGSLNTRTAYCYDPYPAPPENPLEHPCGLLLVPPAQLRPLLARAHAAGLTAALHAIGDHANTLVLDAFAGTGARGRVEHAQLLTADDVPRFAGLGLVASVQPEHALDDRDVADRLWAGRTGRAFAFATLHRAGARLALGSDAPVAPLDPWIALAAAVHRTADDRDRWHPEQEIDRATALGASFGVVDGSAAAVVVGAPADLVLTDADPTSCDPATLRAMPVAATLVGGRFTHRAGV from the coding sequence GTGCCGGCGGGAGGCACCGTGCTGCTGCGGTCGGTGCGGCCGCTGCGGCCCGGCTGCGACGGCCTGGGCGACCCCGTCGACGTGCTCCTGGACGGCGGCCGGGTGCGCGCCGTGGGCGCCGGGCTCGACCCGGGCGGCGCCGAGGTGGTCGGGTGCGACGGGCGGGCGCTGCTCCCCGGACTGTGGGACCACCACGTGCACATGGCGCAGTGGGCGCTGGCCCGCCGCAGGCTCGACGTGTCCGGCGCCCGCTCGGCCGCCGACGCCGTGGCACTCGTCGCGGCCCGGATGGCGACCGCACCGCCCGCCGCCGGTGAGGTGCTGGTCGGGTTCGGGTTCCGCGACGCGCTGTGGCCCGACGAGGCGCACCGCTCGCTGCTCGACCCGGTCACCGGTGACACCCCGGTCGTGCTGGTGTCCGGGGACCTGCACCAGGGGTGGCTCAACGGCGCCGCGCTGGCCCGCTTCGGGCACGGCGGGCACCCGACCGGCCGGATCCGGGAGTCGGAGTTCTTCGCCGTCGTCTCCCCCGCGCTCCAGGACGCACCGACCGAGGCCCTCGACGGGTTCGTCGCCGACGCCGTCACCGCGGCCTCGGCGCGCGGGGTGGTCGGCGTCGTCGACTTCGAGGCGCCGTGGTCGCTGCCGGACTGGCGGCGCCGGATCGCCGGCGGCACGACCGGGCTGCGGGTCGAGGCGTCGGTGTGGCCCGACCGCCTCGACGACGCCCTGGCCACCGGGCTGCGCAGCGGCGACGTCGTCGAGGGCACCGGGGGCCTGCTCACCGCGGGCCCGCTGAAGGTGATCACCGACGGGTCGCTCAACACCCGCACCGCCTACTGCTACGACCCCTACCCCGCGCCGCCGGAGAACCCCCTCGAGCACCCGTGCGGGCTGCTGCTGGTCCCGCCGGCACAGCTGCGGCCGCTGCTGGCCCGGGCGCACGCGGCCGGCCTCACCGCGGCCCTGCACGCCATCGGCGACCACGCCAACACCCTGGTCCTCGACGCGTTCGCCGGGACCGGCGCCCGCGGGCGGGTCGAGCACGCCCAGCTGCTCACCGCCGACGACGTGCCCCGCTTCGCCGGGCTCGGTCTGGTCGCGAGCGTGCAGCCCGAGCACGCCCTCGACGACCGCGACGTCGCCGACCGGCTCTGGGCGGGCCGCACCGGCCGGGCGTTCGCGTTCGCGACGCTCCACCGCGCCGGGGCCCGCCTCGCGCTCGGCTCCGACGCCCCGGTGGCGCCGCTGGACCCGTGGATCGCGCTCGCCGCGGCCGTGCACCGCACCGCCGACGACCGGGACCGCTGGCACCCCGAGCAGGAGATCGACCGGGCGACCGCGCTGGGTGCGTCGTTCGGGGTGGTCGACGGCTCGGCCGCCGCGGTCGTCGTGGGCGCGCCCGCCGACCTCGTGCTGACCGACGCCGACCCGACCTCCTGCGACCCGGCGACACTGCGGGCCATGCCGGTCGCGGCGACGCTCGTCGGCGGCCGGTTCACCCACCGCGCCGGTGTCTGA